Proteins encoded in a region of the Planktothrix sp. FACHB-1365 genome:
- a CDS encoding DUF2892 domain-containing protein, with amino-acid sequence MLSNVGNLDRIIRFLLAAIFLYSGLSLYSGTALGIGLDVASVLLIISGLMGFCGIYRLLGINTCKPQN; translated from the coding sequence GTTAAGTAATGTCGGAAACTTAGATCGAATCATTCGCTTCTTATTAGCAGCAATTTTTCTGTATAGCGGTTTGAGTCTCTACTCAGGTACCGCCTTGGGAATTGGATTAGATGTTGCTTCAGTGTTGCTCATCATCAGTGGTTTAATGGGTTTTTGCGGGATCTATCGTTTGTTAGGGATTAACACTTGCAAGCCTCAAAATTAG